The region GAAGGCCAACGCCCTGCGCACCGGGGCCGCCAAGGTCTACATCGACGATCTCAAAGAGGATTTCGTGCGCGATTACGTTTTTCCGGTATTCCGGGCCAACGCCATCTACGAGGGGCAGTATCTTTTAGGTACCTCCATCGCGCGGCCGCTGATCGCCAAGCGCCAGGTGGAAATCGCCGGCTTGGAAGGGGCCGACGCCGTCAGCCACGGGGCCACCGGCAAGGGCAACGACCAGGTGCGCTTCGAACTCGCCTACCTGGCGCTCAACCCCCAGATTCAGATCATCGCCCCCTGGCGGGAATGGGACCTGGGTTCGCGCACCGCCCTGATGGCCTTCGCCGCCAAACACGACATTCCAGTGCCCACCACGCGCGCCAAACCTTACAGCATGGACGGCAACCTGCTGCACATCAGCTACGAGGGCGGCATCCTGGAAGACCCCTGGAACGCCCCGCCGGCGGAGATGTTCACCTTCACGGTCTCCCCCCAGGAGGCGCCCGACACCCCCGAAGAAATCGAGATCTCCTTCGCCCACGGGGACCCGGTGGCCATCGACGGCCGGGAGTACTCACCGGCCGCGATGCTGGCCGAACTCAACCGCCTGGGCGGCCGCAACGGCGTTGGCCGGGTGGATCTGGTGGAAAACCGCTTCGTGGGCATGAAATCCCGCGGGGTGTACGAAACCCCCGGCGGCACGATCCTGCGGGCGGCCCACATGGCCCTGGAGTCCATCACCCTGGACCGCGAGGTGCTGCATCTGCGGGATTCGCTGGTGCCCAAATACGCAGAGCTGATCTACAACGGCTTCTGGTTCGCGCCGGAGCGCGAACTGCTGCAGACCATGATCAACGAGGCCCAGCGCAACGTCAGCGGCAGCGTCCGTTTGGCGCTCTACAAGGGCAACTGCACGATCCTCGGGCGCAAGTCCGACAAATCCCTCTACCGGGTGGATTTCGCGACCTTCGAGGACGACGACGTATACAGTCAGAAGGATGCCGAGGGGTTTATCCGGCTAAACGCGCTGCGCCTGAGAATCCGCAAGCTGATGGCCGGCTGAGGCAACCGCGCCTAACGGGCGGCGGCCGTCTTCGTTCCGGGATTGTCTCCGGGGCGGCCGGCGCCCCGACCCGCATCGCCCGGCAAGGAGGGGTATGTCCGAGAAACCCTGGGAAGGCCGATTCACCGAGAAGACCGACCGGCTGGTGGAGAGCTTCACCGCGTCCATCGATGTCGATCGCCAGCTGTATGCCGATGACATCGATGGCAGCGTGGCCCACTGCCGCATGCTGGCGCGGGCCGGGATCATCACCGCCGAGGAGGCCGCGCAGCTGGTGGAGGGGCTGGGGCGCATCCGGCGCGAGATCGAGCGCGGCAACTTCCGCTACGACGACAGCCTGGAAGATATCCACATGCACATCGAGGCGCGCCTGGTGCAGGAGGTGGGCACCGTCGCCCAGAAACTCCACACCGCCCGCAGCCGCAACGACCAGGTGGTTTTGGATGCGCGCTTGTACCTGCGCCGCGAGGTCCGCGAAATCGCCGCCCACCTGGCCGAACTGCGACGGGTCTTGACCGACCTGGCCGAGGCCCACCTGGACGTCATTCTGCCCGGCTACACCCACCTGCAGCGGGCCCAGCCGGTGCTGCTGGCCCATCACTGGCTGGCCTACTGCGAGATGTTCACCCGCGACAGCGACCGGCTGGCGGAGGCCTACGCGCGGATCAACGTCCTGCCGCTTGGGGCTGCGGCCCTGGCCGGCACCACCTACCCCATCGACCGGGCCTATACGGCGGAGCTTTTGGGGTTTGCGGCGGTTTCGGCCAACAGCCTGGACACCGTCGGGGACCGCGATTTCATGCTGGAGTTTCTCGCCGCGGCCAGCATCTGCATGATGCACCTCAGCCGGCTCTCCGAGGAGCTGGTGCTCTGGTCTTCGGCGGAGTTCGGGTTCATCGGCCTGCCCGACGCCTTTGCCACCGGCAGCAGCATCATGCCGCAAAAGAAAAACCCCGACGTGCCAGAGCTGGTGCGCGGCAAGACCGGCAGGGTCTACGGCGCCCTGGTGGCGCTCTTGACCACGATGAAGGGCCTGCCCTTGGCCTACAACCGCGATATGCAGGAGGACAAGGGGCCGCTGTTTGACGCGGTCACGACCCTCAAGGGCTGCCTGGGGATCTACATCCGGATGCTGCCCAAGCTGGCGATCAATGCCGAGGCCATGGGGCAAGCCGCAGCGACGGGCTTTTTGAACGCTACCGACCTGGCCGACTACCTGGTCACCCGGGGGCTGCCCTTTCGCAAGGCCCACGGCTGCGCCGGCCAGGCCGTGGGCTACGCCGTTTCGGTCAAGAAGGAGCTGCACGAACTGAGCCTCGCGGAGCTGCAGCGCTTTTCGCCCCTGATCAAAGCCGATATCTTCGAGGCCCTGGCCACGCGCCAGATGGTGGACCGCAGGCGCTCGCTGGGGGGCACCGCCACGGAAAACGTCAAGGCCGCCCTGGCGGTTGCCCGGCAGCAACTGGAGGAGGACCGCCGCCGCTGGACCCCGGCGTCTTGAGCCCAAGCGGCCCAAGGGCCCATCGACGGACCCGGCGCCGGCCTTTATGCTCGGACCTGTTTTACCCGACCCTGAGGTGCAAACCGAAATGCGGCCGATTTTTCCCCTCCTGCGAATCCTGCTCCTGCTGACGACCGCAATCCCCGGTCTGCTGGCCTTGGGCTGTGGCGTCAAAGGCCCGCCCATGCCCCCGCAGATGGTGCCGCCGCCGCCCGTGACGGACCTCCAGGGCCGGGTCGTGGAGGACCGGGCGGTCCTCACCTGGACGGTTCCGGGGCGTGCTTCGCGGCGGGAGATGGAAATGACCGGGTTTCGGGTCTACCGCGCGCGCACCCCCCTTTCCGAAAGCGCATGCGAGAACTGCCCGCTAAGCTTCGAGCAGGCGGCCGAGCTGAACCCCGGGCCTCAGCCCGAGTCCCAGATGCGCTTCAGCGAGGTGCTGCAGCCGGGCTACCGCTACACCTACAAGGTGGTCGGATACGGTGCCGGGGACAACCGCTTCGAGGATTCCAACCTGGTGGCGCTGGAATTTCCCTGAGAGGGCCCCTTTTGGGGGGTCGGATTGTGAGGTGCGCTTGTGGCTTCGGCAGAGGGCGGCGTGACCGGGATTCCCTTCTACAAGATGAGCGGCAGCGGCAACGATTTCATCGTTATCGACAACCGCGGCGCGCGGGTGCCCGAGCAGCGGCTGGCCGCCTTCGTGCGCGGGGTCTGCCGGCGCAAGCTTTCCGTTGGCGCCGACGGCCTGATCCTGGTGGAGGCCGCCCAGGGGGCGGATTTCCGCTGGCGTTTTTTCAACTCGGATGCCAGCCCCGCCGAAATGTGCGGCAACGGGGCGCGCTGCGTGGCCCGCTTTGCCTATCTCAACGGCATCGCCGGGGAGCGGATGACCTTTCTGACCGCAGCCGGCCCGGTGACGGCCGAAGTGACGGGCAACCGGGTCAAGGTCAAGATGCCCGACCCGGTCGGGCTTCGGCTTTCCTACCCGATCACGCTCGCCCGGGGGGCGGTGACCATCAGCAGCGTCAACACCGGCGTCCCCCACGTGGTCGTTCCCTGCGCGGACCTCGATGGGCTGGATGTGGTCGCTCTGGGGCGCGAAATCCGCTACCATCAGCAATTCGCACCGGCAGGCACCAATGTCAATCTGGTGTGTCCGCGGCCCGATGGCGCGATTGCCATCCGCACCTACGAACGCGGGGTTGAGGATGAGACCCTGGCCTGCGGCACGGGCGCCATCGCCGCCGCCCTGGTGACGGCCGCGCTCGAGGACCGCAGGTCCCCCATCGGGGTGGTGACCCGCGGGGGGGAGATCTTGACGATTTTCTTCCAGCGCCAAGAACAATGCTACCGCAGCGTCTTCATGGAGGGCGGCGCCCGGCTGATCTACCGGGGAGAGCTCTGCCCAGAGGCCTGGAGCTGACCGCATGCCCACCCACCACGCCGTTGTGTCCATCGGCTCCAATCTGGGGGATAAACTGGCCCACCTGCGCTGCGGGTTGTCGCTCCTGGAATCCTCCGGGGCCGCGCGGATCATCGCCAGTTCCCGCTTTTTCCGGACCCGGCCGGTGGACTTCCTCGATCAGGACTGGTTTGTCAACGCCGCGGTGCTCCTGGAGA is a window of Desulfobacteraceae bacterium DNA encoding:
- a CDS encoding argininosuccinate synthase, whose protein sequence is MPASVKKVVLAYSGGLDTSVILKWLMETYGCEVIAFSADIGQRDDMALVKANALRTGAAKVYIDDLKEDFVRDYVFPVFRANAIYEGQYLLGTSIARPLIAKRQVEIAGLEGADAVSHGATGKGNDQVRFELAYLALNPQIQIIAPWREWDLGSRTALMAFAAKHDIPVPTTRAKPYSMDGNLLHISYEGGILEDPWNAPPAEMFTFTVSPQEAPDTPEEIEISFAHGDPVAIDGREYSPAAMLAELNRLGGRNGVGRVDLVENRFVGMKSRGVYETPGGTILRAAHMALESITLDREVLHLRDSLVPKYAELIYNGFWFAPERELLQTMINEAQRNVSGSVRLALYKGNCTILGRKSDKSLYRVDFATFEDDDVYSQKDAEGFIRLNALRLRIRKLMAG
- the argH gene encoding argininosuccinate lyase; this translates as MSEKPWEGRFTEKTDRLVESFTASIDVDRQLYADDIDGSVAHCRMLARAGIITAEEAAQLVEGLGRIRREIERGNFRYDDSLEDIHMHIEARLVQEVGTVAQKLHTARSRNDQVVLDARLYLRREVREIAAHLAELRRVLTDLAEAHLDVILPGYTHLQRAQPVLLAHHWLAYCEMFTRDSDRLAEAYARINVLPLGAAALAGTTYPIDRAYTAELLGFAAVSANSLDTVGDRDFMLEFLAAASICMMHLSRLSEELVLWSSAEFGFIGLPDAFATGSSIMPQKKNPDVPELVRGKTGRVYGALVALLTTMKGLPLAYNRDMQEDKGPLFDAVTTLKGCLGIYIRMLPKLAINAEAMGQAAATGFLNATDLADYLVTRGLPFRKAHGCAGQAVGYAVSVKKELHELSLAELQRFSPLIKADIFEALATRQMVDRRRSLGGTATENVKAALAVARQQLEEDRRRWTPAS
- the dapF gene encoding diaminopimelate epimerase, yielding MASAEGGVTGIPFYKMSGSGNDFIVIDNRGARVPEQRLAAFVRGVCRRKLSVGADGLILVEAAQGADFRWRFFNSDASPAEMCGNGARCVARFAYLNGIAGERMTFLTAAGPVTAEVTGNRVKVKMPDPVGLRLSYPITLARGAVTISSVNTGVPHVVVPCADLDGLDVVALGREIRYHQQFAPAGTNVNLVCPRPDGAIAIRTYERGVEDETLACGTGAIAAALVTAALEDRRSPIGVVTRGGEILTIFFQRQEQCYRSVFMEGGARLIYRGELCPEAWS